A window of Sphingorhabdus lacus contains these coding sequences:
- a CDS encoding flagellar motor switch protein FliG: MDEDLDIAESPLGAPAVPSISGELSAAILMMLLEDDDATAILQHLAPDEVKALGKGMFEASSANENDVERALETFVSSNRDLSALAVGAPVRIREMMHKALGNVRAGNILSEIEPQSSAPSLDILRWMDVASISELVSSEHPQVAAVILSVLTPEVSAQAIAALDEPTQTDLLFRSANLSSISADAIEDLEAILINYTSRKAHAPDVALGGRNEVARIVKNLPRPTAEKLLRALRKKDRLLADAIEEEMFVFDDLAALDAKTLGTILRNVDSEQIGLAVKGASELLGEKMLSTLSARAAQTIRDDIADMGQVKRTDVEAAQKAVIAVARQMAASGEIQMGGKGDDYV, from the coding sequence ATGGATGAAGATCTGGACATCGCTGAATCGCCCTTGGGTGCGCCAGCTGTTCCATCGATCAGCGGCGAGCTTTCGGCAGCCATCTTGATGATGCTGCTGGAAGACGACGACGCAACCGCCATCTTGCAACATCTTGCCCCCGACGAAGTCAAAGCACTTGGCAAGGGCATGTTCGAAGCATCGAGCGCCAACGAAAATGATGTCGAGCGCGCGCTGGAAACTTTTGTCTCCAGCAATCGCGACCTTTCGGCACTGGCCGTCGGCGCCCCTGTCCGTATCCGTGAAATGATGCACAAGGCCTTGGGCAATGTGCGCGCCGGCAACATCCTGTCCGAAATCGAACCCCAGTCCAGCGCCCCATCGCTCGACATTTTGCGCTGGATGGATGTCGCGTCCATCTCGGAACTGGTTTCCTCGGAACATCCCCAGGTCGCCGCCGTCATCCTGTCGGTGCTGACACCTGAAGTGTCCGCCCAGGCAATTGCCGCGCTGGACGAACCGACACAGACCGATCTTTTGTTCCGCTCCGCCAATCTCTCCTCCATCTCTGCGGATGCGATTGAAGATCTCGAAGCGATCCTGATCAACTATACCAGCCGGAAGGCACATGCCCCCGATGTCGCGCTGGGCGGACGCAATGAAGTCGCGCGTATCGTCAAGAATCTCCCGCGCCCGACCGCCGAAAAATTGCTTCGCGCATTGCGCAAGAAAGATCGCCTGCTCGCAGATGCCATCGAAGAAGAAATGTTTGTCTTCGACGATCTGGCCGCTCTGGATGCCAAGACGCTGGGCACGATCCTGCGCAATGTCGACTCCGAACAGATCGGACTTGCGGTCAAGGGTGCCAGCGAACTGCTGGGCGAGAAGATGCTCAGCACGCTTTCGGCCCGTGCCGCCCAGACCATCCGCGACGATATTGCGGACATGGGTCAGGTCAAGCGCACCGATGTGGAAGCGGCGCAAAAGGCTGTTATCGCGGTTGCGCGCCAGATGGCCGCATCGGGCGAAATCCAGATGGGCGGAAAGGGCGACGATTATGTCTGA